Sequence from the Amblyraja radiata isolate CabotCenter1 chromosome 24, sAmbRad1.1.pri, whole genome shotgun sequence genome:
CTCGCCTTTCATGTGGCCAGGCTCCGCATCCGACACATCatctgacatttccatcacctcagTGATTCTACCACCAGTCGCATCTTCCTATTTCCAACCCTTTCCGCCTTCTACAGAGcctgctccctccacaactccttggttcacccatccctccccatcAATCAGTGAGTCCTCGACCCCGACTCTCTTCATCCAAGCTCTGATCCTGGCCCCGATTCCTGTGCATCCGCCCCTCTGTTCAGGGAAACTGCTCCTTCCTGTTGACTGTGCCCAgtcccctcattattttacacCCCTCAAACTCTTTCCTCTAGCCGCCTCTATTCCGGGGAAAACAACTCGGCCTCTCCCATGATTCTGCACAGCGATAATATCCCAGTCTGTAAAATCCTAATAAATCCCCTCTGTATCCTCCAACACAAGCCTGTTCCTCCCGGGATGTGGTGACGAGAACTGTCGTCAGTGTTGGGCACGGCTCCAGCATTCTCTCCTTCCTCCTATACTTCCATCTCAATGAAAGCAAAGCATCCTGTCTGCCTGATTAACCCATGCTGATATCCCAACTCCATCAGGGATCTTCGCTTCCAGCTCCTTGTGTCCTCCACCACACTCCCACCCTCCCATTTATTGCCTATCGTCTGGACCCGTTTCAACTCTCCAATTGTATCACCTCGTACTTCCATCCATTAAACTCTATTTACCACAACCCTACTCAGCTGACCAGCCCATCTCCACCTCTCTGCAGCCTGGAGCTCTCCTCCTCATTGCCATCCACATGGACCAGTCATGCACCACCCATGTAAGATGTAAGTTGAGGTACCCGGACTCAGTGGTTACATTCTCAGAATAAGGAGTTGACCTTTCAGGACAGAGAAAGGGAGTAATTTATTTACTCATAGGGgtgtgtctttggaattctctccacCAGAGGCTACGTTTAGTGGCTGAGAAGATTTATGACATTGTTGATGAGTGTGGGCAGTGGTCGGGAAGGAAGCGCAGCACATGTACAGACTTCCTCCTGCACCAGTGGGCTGAACTGAAGAGGGTGGGGATGAGGAGAAGAGTTTAAACTGGTGGAAGGAAATTAATGGGATCGGCTTGAAATTCACTTGTGGCTGTTGGCGATGGGGGAAAGTTGGGGATTTTTGGAAGGGGGAAAGTTGGATCCACAAGGATCTCCTTTACTCATCTTTAATTCCGTTCCAACCTCAGAGCAAATATCAGGAACACAGGTCAAGGCAAAGAACATCACCAGTATCTGCAACTTCTTCCTCCTGACCTGCTCCGTGACCTTGGGCAACCCCACCAGATTCAGTTGGTGGAAGAACAGTGAACCTCTGGGAAACGACAGCATCCATTACTTCCAGGAAAACAGAGATACGGTAGAGATTCATCACAGTGGAGCGGACGCGGGCATTGTGTACAAGTGCGAGGCCAGTAACCCAATCAGTAAGAACAAAGCAGAGATCCTGCTGAAGGACATCTGTGAACACCCTGGTGAGTGTCAGTGGGGGAATTGGGTTTGGTTTGGAGAAGTTTTAAGAAAAGAAAGTGGTTTATTTAAATATTAGTGATTGGTCATACAGGGCATTTGGCCAATCATGTCAACGCCAACTAGCGGGACACCTCATTATGAATCCCCCATAAAATAcactaagtactggagtaactcaacgggtcaagcagcacctttCAAGAAtgttggaggtagacacaaaatgctggagtaactcagtgagacaggcagcatctctggagagaaggaatgggtaacatttcgggttgattATAGTAGGGGGGTGAAAACTGGATGGGGGGTGGCAAGTGatcggtggatgcaggtgagggagttTTGATTGGCATATAGTTGGGCACATTCCAGAGATGGGAAGACAAAAGGCTTTGCGATACAGAGAGAAGAGACATTAAATTTGGAGTGAGGGGAAGTGATATGGGTGGCAGGGGACTGGGACAGGGAAAAGGGTTGTTGTTGGTTAACTACCTAAAATTGGTTAGTTCCACCCatctcccttcctctggcttcacatttcaatctatgttctccagagctgctgcctgacctgctgatttactccagcactttgcatctttttgtcTGTATCTTATTAATCCCATCTCACAGGACTTGTCCCATAGCCTTCTGTGCCTGGGCGATACGTGCTCGATTAGACACTTCTTAAATTCTGCTGATGACTCTGCTTTCATCACTCTTCGGAAATGTGGTCCAGGTACTTACCACAGTCAGGGTAAAGTATGTCCCTGTTGCATCCCCTTTAAATTTCCGCCTTGTCCTAAACCTGTGTTGGAAAAATTTCCTGTAGTTCACTCAATCTATATCTCAGTCATTACCCCTTTTTAACCACCTGAACTTAAGGAAACATAATATCTTCCCCTGTCATCTATTACCAATTAATTTCCATCACAATACTCACATGATTCTCGACTTAAGGATGCACTTCAGTCCTCACCGGTCCCAGAAAGCTCCAAGGAGCCAGTGGACACCAACCTTCCACAGCCCACTGCCTGCTCCCATGAATATCCACCTTGGTCAAGCCCAGCAGCAGATGGATGATCCGTTGAAGATCATCTGAATAATCCACTCCCCTCAGTAGCAGGTGCCCAAAGATCAGGAGAGTGGGGCTGAAGTACAACACAACCTGAGGAAGAACCCTGTAAATACTCGTGTATGGGCTGCAACCTCTCGCATAGctacagggcggcatggtggcgcagcagtaaagttgctgccttacagcacgtgcagctccagagacccgggttcgatcccgaccatgtgtgttgtctgtgcggagtttgtacattctccccgtgaccacgtgcgttttctccaagatctttgggttcctcccaccaatcaaagacatacagctttgtaggttaattagcttggtataagtgtaaatgatggtgttaatgtgcggggatggctggttggtgttactcgctgggccgaatggcctgtttccacgctgtatctctaaactaacctaacctaAACAAAACTATACTAGGGACATGGACTTCTCCAGTCTAGAAATAGCAGAGTGCATGAATTGTGAAAAGTCTGGTGATCTCCATGCTGAGCTGTGTGTCATGCTGAAGACAGTGCCCTTGTGGGAAAATTAAGTCACAATCTGGGAGAATgttcaacatgcaggtacatttgcAAAGTGCGATGGGGGAGTGTCACCATATGGGTACGGATGCTCACGACATTCTGCTCACTCGGGAGAATCGGAAGTATAGCAGAGACCCAGTAtttccaccaacttcttctgaaTCTTGGCGAGAAAGAAAGAAGTCGAGGGGGGGGAATCTTGCCTTCCATGCTCTCAAGGTCGACTGCAGGAGGTGCACCCCGGGGTACAAGGACTGAAGCGGGTCAGGTGAGTGACATTGGTTCGGAGGACGATTGAAATGAAGTCGCTGGCTGCCACAGGCTTTTGTgatcagctgcagctgggactgtaaaatggagccaaaatggtgcctcttgcatatagactcagtgggctgctctGCATATTCTGTACTAACTGGGGAATTGTGCTCCTGAACGGGGATAGTCGTGCCGAATTCTATACGGAAAAGTATTTCATTgtacattggtacatgtgataatagagAAACCATTAAACCCCATTATCTCCAGGTTTTTCCGGGTTTTcgtccccgtgtgtccgctgcccggagccgcggccccgtgtgtgggcgctgccaGCCCACAGCCCGTGACTGTGAGGTtgcacagggggagggtgggtggagggcggctgtggccggacagcgctgactccaggggggagagtgggggctgtcccgagggatgcgctccttcagccGCCTACACCTTGCTGTTCGGGTTCAGAACAAaaatactagagcatttggttcagagcacTCAGTCAcactccacaattatttacagcgcaaatatTGACTATTTCGGCggattttaacaggtaagaaagtacgcgtttcgtgtgttaacagtgtatgccggaagctgccatgtcctccagaaggatTAAGCTGCTttgtgcgtcacgccctttgacctgatgaccttacgtgcaacccccctattgtgttcagttttgtgcaCCATGCTTTTGGAAGGATATTGTTAaggtagaaagagtgcagagaacatTTATGAAGAAGTTGCTAGGAcaagggcctgagttacagggagaggttgaggaggctagaACACTATTCCTTAGAGCCCAGGATTgtatagaggtgtaaaagatcacgacaggaatagatagggtgaatgtacagtcttttttcccagagtagcggaaggaggaaccagaggacagaggggaaaaaaacttgagagacaactttttctcatagaaggtggtgggtatattgaatgagttgcccgaggaggtagttaaggcaggaagCAGAATAACACATAAAAGACAGGAAAAGTTGGGAAACATACGGGTCAAATTTGGGCAGGTGGAACCAgtgttggtcggcacgggctaATTGGGCTGaaaagcttgtttccatgctgtgcgacTGAGTGGTCGCTGAGAGATTGGGCTGGTAAGACCACCATTCACTGGTGTTAAAATAATCTAATCTATGAAATTCTAATGATTGGGCAGACTGTATACAGGGAGGGAATGTGTTGAAATAAGGGGGAGTCGAAGGTGGGGTGAGGACGTGTGGGAGATGGGAGATGGTTGAGCTACTGTGGCCGTGCGACCTGTTGCTGATGTAGTTCTGGCCACTGGGACCTGCCCAACAGGGCTGGCTGTACAGGGAGATGGCAGGCACTGGTTTGGGGTTTAGTGGGGAGAGATGGGAGTGGCAGTGGGAGCATGatactggggtggggggggcgtggATCTGTCCACCCCGTGTCACTGGGAGAGACGATGGGGTTGGAGTCACTGAGTCTTTTCTCCTCACCTGCTACAGGATTGCGGTGGTGGGTGATAATGCTGATCGTCATTGTGGTTCTGATTGCGATTATTGTAGTCCTCTTCATCGCTTACCGTTGCATGCTGAGTGTGACATGGGCCGAGCTGCGTGCCGGATGGGTCGACTGGTGCCGAGAAGATCCAAAGAGCCGTGCTTCATTCTGCACCTGTGAGTGTCTGCACCAGTGTGGGGTCATCAGGGGAGTGCAGAACAAGGGgtaggaagggtggggggggagctgATGGGTGGGGGCAGGGAATGTGGGCAAGATGATAGAAAGGGCAGGAGAGAGGAGACTCGGAGGAGTAGGTGGGAGGTGCAGGGTTGTGAGAGGGATGGGCAGAGAATGGAAGATGGGGAAGAATTTGTAATGTGGATTGTGGAGGGGATTTCATTAAGCAGATTGCTGATTACAGTCTTGTAACCTGTGTTCATCCCCCTACAGTCTTGTGGAATCCAAAGTCAGTCACCCAGCCTGGCCAGAACAATAAGATGAACAGGAACGGTAAGCAACAGCAAGGTCCCCAGCGGGGGTCTCCTGTAGCCCATCACTGACACCCCAGAGTGGAATCAGGAACTGAGAAAGGACCACAGGTGGGTCCTTTCTCAGGACCACAGGTGGGTCCTTTCTGTCTGGGGAACAGAACAGTCCCCCACAGACCCAGTCACTGGGGTACACTGTCCCCCACTCACCCAGTTACTGTGAAGTGTGTTGTCGTCAAGACGTTTTCATGACATTTCGTGACGATTTGGGTCTCGGAATGGGCAGACTCACAAGAGTAAGCCCCGGGGGCGCACGTGTCgagtgggacagggacagtgtgtatCGAGCTGCTGCTTTGTGAGGGAAGTGGGGTTGGAGTGGGGACACTGAGAAGTGTCTGTCAATGGGCACTCACTGGTCTCTTCACCTCTGCTCTCTGTCCTACAGAAATGGCGGAGATGCTGTGATTGAAGAATGGATTGGACGTGGTTCGGCAACTCAGACAGAGAGACCCCAGTCACAGACACCGCCTGAGAAGAGACACCAGCTCAGTCACCCCTTGACAGAGAGACTCCAACTCACGAACATCTGCTACCTCCATTGGGCAGTGAGTGCCTCTGCACGTGCCCAGTTACTGGGGACCGATGCCCATCTCCAGTGCAAAGGGAGGATGATAGGAGTGAGTTTCCCTCCGACTGGAACCTCGATCCTTTTCTCATTGGGCCGCTTAGGAGAAACCGTGTTCAACACCAGGGGTTCTACTGTGACCAGTGGTGACCCCACCCCCAGTCTCCCTGACTCTCTGTCCCAGACTGTGGTTTGTTACCATACCTGCTCTGTGCTCATTGTTACTGACCGTATCTCCACTGATGTTCCACAGACGCTCCAGGGACATTCGTCCCAGTTTTAGTTTTCATTTATTTACATCCCGGGGGAAAGTGCCGGAGTTCAGGACCGAGTGAGGAACCAAAAGAAAATTCCAGGGAGACTCGAAagcagacaaactgctggagtaactcaatgggccaggcagcatctctggagagaaggaatgggtgacgtttctggtcgagtcccCACCCAGGTTCTGGCACCCCTCTCCCCATGGTTATGAGAAGAGGCCTTGGACTGTCTACACCTCCCTAAAGCTGCTGGGTCCTTCTCTCTAGGGCTGAAGCAGGGTCACCTATTGCCAATGGCTTATTGCTGATGTTTTACGTTCTCTGCCAACACTAACCAGTGAACATTTCATCAGTGAAGGCACTCTTGCACAGCCTTTCATTACCTGATGATGTGGTGCATCAGACACTGGGAACATTATTCACCTGTT
This genomic interval carries:
- the LOC116986865 gene encoding hepatocyte cell adhesion molecule-like isoform X2, giving the protein MALTCLFRAAVFAVCLAGTGADPRPVIRTVGQMALLPTGMAIGPHVTEVVWKRLPNIRIAEYSKNNIEYFGTMEYKKRVTFKVGKYELEIRDLRIEDTADYEVIFVTNSGSEILTRVRLEVYEQISGTQVKAKNITSICNFFLLTCSVTLGNPTRFSWWKNSEPLGNDSIHYFQENRDTVEIHHSGADAGIVYKCEASNPISKNKAEILLKDICEHPGLRWWVIMLIVIVVLIAIIVVLFIAYRCMLSVTWAELRAGWVDWCREDPKSRASFCTFLWNPKSVTQPGQNNKMNRNEMAEML
- the LOC116986865 gene encoding hepatocyte cell adhesion molecule-like isoform X3; this translates as MALTCLFRAAVFAVCLAGTGADPRPVIRTVGQMALLPTGMAIGPHVTEVVWKRLPNIRIAEYSKNNIEYFGTMEYKKRVTFKVGKYELEIRDLRIEDTADYEVIFVTNSGSEILTRVRLEVYEQISGTQVKAKNITSICNFFLLTCSVTLGNPTRFSWWKNSEPLGNDSIHYFQENRDTVEIHHSGADAGIVYKCEASNPISKNKAEILLKDICEHPVLFIAYRCMLSVTWAELRAGWVDWCREDPKSRASFCTFLWNPKSVTQPGQNNKMNRNEMAEML
- the LOC116986865 gene encoding T-lymphocyte surface antigen Ly-9-like isoform X4, with amino-acid sequence MALLPTGMAIGPHVTEVVWKRLPNIRIAEYSKNNIEYFGTMEYKKRVTFKVGKYELEIRDLRIEDTADYEVIFVTNSGSEILTRVRLEVYEQISGTQVKAKNITSICNFFLLTCSVTLGNPTRFSWWKNSEPLGNDSIHYFQENRDTVEIHHSGADAGIVYKCEASNPISKNKAEILLKDICEHPATGLRWWVIMLIVIVVLIAIIVVLFIAYRCMLSVTWAELRAGWVDWCREDPKSRASFCTFLWNPKSVTQPGQNNKMNRNEMAEML
- the LOC116986865 gene encoding hepatocyte cell adhesion molecule-like isoform X1, which produces MALTCLFRAAVFAVCLAGTGADPRPVIRTVGQMALLPTGMAIGPHVTEVVWKRLPNIRIAEYSKNNIEYFGTMEYKKRVTFKVGKYELEIRDLRIEDTADYEVIFVTNSGSEILTRVRLEVYEQISGTQVKAKNITSICNFFLLTCSVTLGNPTRFSWWKNSEPLGNDSIHYFQENRDTVEIHHSGADAGIVYKCEASNPISKNKAEILLKDICEHPATGLRWWVIMLIVIVVLIAIIVVLFIAYRCMLSVTWAELRAGWVDWCREDPKSRASFCTFLWNPKSVTQPGQNNKMNRNEMAEML